cggcccagccccaccccgcgGGCCGCAGGGACCGAGCTGCGCTGGCGGTGACTGTGGCCCCCAGACTCCGGGGCGGACCGCGGGGAAGCCCGGTCCCGCCACAGCCGGTTCCGGCCGGTTCCAACCGGCCCCGGCCCCGCACACTCACCATTTCCGTGCTTCTGGGGTGACCTGGCGGCTTCCCTACGGCTCGCGCGACCAGTGCAGGTCACAGCGCAGGTGACCACGCCACACAAGCCGCGGCGGAGGCACCCGGGGCCCCTCTGAGCAGCGCGGCCCGAACCCGGGGCGCGACCCGCGCGAACAGCGAGCGGAGGGAGCCGAGACTGGAGACGCCTCCTTCCTTCCCGCCACGCACagcgcgcaggccccgccccggcgccCCTCATTGGATGTggctccaggccccgcccctgcagCCTGAGTGACAGGGGAAGCCATGGGAACCGGGACCTGCGGATTCTGACCGGCAGGTtcccccccgccccagcctctcccatccccctccccccctgcGCCTGCTCACAGGCCGTTTCCATTTCAGCCCAGCTCGCGCCACGTTGCCAGAAGGGCCCCTGTGGTCCTCCTCACTCAGTGGGCTGTCCCTGTTCTTCCTCCTGGTCCGGGTCACAAGTGTGTGCTGGGAATTCCAGACTCGGTGTCCGGGGGAGGGATCTGGTCACCTAGACCCGGCCAGGCCACACTGCAACAGGACAGAGGGCCCCATGTCCTCCAGGCCTCGGGAATTTAGGATGACACATGCCAGGGCTTCCTCACATACTCTGAGATCCCCTCGCTGCGTGGAATCCCTCCCTCCTAAAGGCGGGCCCTTCATTTTCAGAAGCAGGAAACACTCGCCTGCAGTCAGTTTAGCCTTCTGACCTAAATACTGTTcaatttgtgaactaaaatagaattttaagacTCACCGCACCCCCACGGGCTGGctaaatggacccccttgtgaccaaaggaatatcctaaaactaaattgtctggcaggaggagggaggtcagacatgcctcatcatgccccctcccttcttggagacattttgtaacccactgacaggcctaagggtatgcaagacaacctccaggtcctcaatttactcaACAAATGTCAGGACAGACACAGCAGGAGTGTGCCTCTGAGAAGCCCCAGAGCACTGGACAGCCTGTAAGCTCGAGTCTGGAGTCAAACCCAGAGCAGCTGCAGACCATGAAGCACATTGTTATGGGGACCACTCGTCCAGAACCCTACATCAGCTTTGGGCCTCCAGGCACCGGGAAGACTGTCACAGTAGTGGAGACCGTTAAGCAGGTGGGGCTTGAGTGTAGACCTGGGGCCCTGCATGCTGACTCCCCAGCACCAAGTGTTGTTCCCAGGCTCTAGCTCCCTCCAGCTGCCTGAATGCTGCTTCTGAGCAGCCACCAAAAAGGaggtgagggttagggtcagtgtggCTATTGAGTACTGTTGTGTGAGTTGGGCACTGCACAATTCTATGTCCCATGGCTTacctctgataacagctccttttGTTGaaacatttcaagcctttagacaaagcttcatgtctttagccaattataagccaaagaatctttaaagctACCTGTAACTTGCAAGCTCCCCCCCTCgagcttcgagatggcccacctaaccaatgtatgcctcccacgtattgattcatgactttacctgtaacccgtctccctgaaatgtataaaaccaaactataacctaACCATAGTaagtctacttgctcaaggcttcttggaagTGGCTCctggtcatggtcctcaaatttggctcaaagtaaataccttaaaattattttacacaatCTGGCTTTTTTCCCCATAGATAAATTCATAAACCCTTTCTCCAGGAGAcaatccaaattattttttctctgagacTGGCTGTTAAAGATTTTCTTCATACATGGAAATTACAGCCTGACTGCAGTGACCCTATGCATGTCACAACAGAAATACTTTCCAGAAAATGGCCCCACACTCCTGATGTCCAACCTCAGAAACAATGAACCCCCCAACCACACCTGTTCGTGGGTCCCCTACTGTCCAGTGCCCTGGGACTTCTCAGAGTCACACTCTGCTGTGTCTGTCCTGGGCAGCTGGAGGCCCtggcagggaggccaggctgcctggggagCCCAAGGGGAGCCCCGTGTCCCTCCCTTTGCAGCCTCCAGACTGGCCTCAGCTTGGAGCCCCTGGCCTCAGGCTCTGCTGCCCACTGCAGGGTGTTCACCTGCTTCCTAAGAGGATAATGGTGTTTTAGTCTTTTCTCGTCGTTAATATAGCACATGCGCATGTTTTCTCTCCCTGAACACTGGAATAGCACTCATTGTTTTTCAATTTGTACTTACAACATCCATTGCTCTAGCATAGAAAAATCTGGTGGGCAGAACTACTGTTTGTTTTCACTCAAAACGTCCTgggattattttgtttgtttcccatcCAATTGCAGCACATGACTAAATTTTCAGATAACTAAAAGTAATTTTGGAAAGTGTCCCACTTGAATGTGAGATTTTAGGAGGATTCCTATTACAAGTATAAATAGTTTTTGGAGATAATGTCAAGCAGAATATAGGAAACTGGATTGGAAAGTGGCCAGAGTGGATGTCACGAAGCCTTTGGAAATCAGCCCATAGCATGAAATCCAGAACCTGCCAGCTGGGCCCCATGGGGTGCTGGTAGCACACTGCATGCTGGTACCAGTAGTTTCTTAGAGTGCAGCTCAGTATTTGTACAGGAAGACAGCAATGTCTGCTCAATCCTATGTATTATACAAATGTGCACAGTGGCTTTTGGAATGTTGCCATCAAGGTCCCCAGCAACATTCCTAAGTGGGGCCCTTTGAGTCTGGTGGGGAGGAAGCTTCATTCCTATAAGCAGAAGTGGGTATGCAACAATATGTCTTGTAAACTTCAGTTACAAAGTCTGAAGTTTGGAGTGAAACACCATTTACCTTTGGTCTGGAACTGATACTTCTAGAGCAGAGTCCTAAAGAATGGCATCAGAAATGGAGCTATAAGAGGAGGAATGGGATTGTGATGATTTTCGGGTGAAAGGTGTATAGGGAAGgggaacatttttttctatttggcaCCTGCTTTCAAATGTATTTCCAGTCAATCATTTCCAAAACCTGCCCACCCTTTTTCCCCCTAGTGGCTGTGGCTCAAAACtttctggttcttttttcttcctcatcaCTTCACCTAATCATCTCTAAATTGGTTATCTTGCCATTTATAGCCTCATTTTTTTCAAGACATAGTTCaggtcttcatcttcatcttgCAGGTCTTCATCTTGCCATAGCAGCAACCTCGTGgttaatgtctttttctgtatTCCATACTCCATACTGCTGCTatgttattataattgttctttaTTCATTTAGCTAATATTTGTGGTGCACTTACGTGCCAGGCTATTCATGTCAGAAAGATGACCAACTAATGAGTATATGATTATGAACTGAAtgctctgaaagaaaagaattctagAACTCTCTAGAACTCTCTAATTCTAGAAGAGGAGGTAGCAAAGAAAACCAAGACAGACaaacttatgtatttattttcattcattcattcatttatgagtcaggatcttgctctttcacctaggcaggagtgcagtggcacaatcatagctcactgccgtgttgaacccctgggctcaagcgatcctcctgcctcagcctccccagttgcaAGGGACACAGTTGCACGCCAGTAtacccagctaatgttttaaaaaaattttgtagaaatggggtcttgcttgttccccaggctggtcttgaactcctaagctccaGCAAttttccacttcagcctcccaaagtgctggcattacaggcatgagtcaccgtgtCTGCCCCAACAAagactttttttgagacagtctcactctgttagccagctagagtgcagtggcatcatcatagctcactgcaacctcaaactcctaggctcaatcttcctgcctctacctcctgagtagctgggagtacaggctcccgccctgtttatttttctatttttagtagagatgggatcttgctcttgctcaggctggtcttgaactcctgagctcaaaggatcctcctgcctcagcctcccagaatagtaggcttacaggcgtgacccactgcCCCAgccaaagacttttaaaattgcaATTCTGATCATTTTACTTCTTGTTGAAAAAGCTTTAATTCCTCCCATTGGCTCCATAGGCCAACATTCAAGATCCTGTGTGACTGATTAAACCTGACCTTCCTCAGCCTTATTTCTTATCTGTCCACATCTTTGTTTTACACCCATTCCTCCAACATGccctgaatttttcattttctatggtTTGATTTTTCACTGTTCTGTTTTGTTGGAATGCTCTTGTTTCCCTGGCATTCAGCTCCCAAATCTAGCTCTTCCTTTAAACTAGcaaaaaatttcttcatttttaatcaaCTCAGATGCATGCTAAGAAAACTGTTCGTTTTAGGCAAGTATGGTTCTAATGTTGGGCTGATTTCATATTACATTTCTTTCTAAGAATTTACAGCATATCAAACTTGACATCATATATTCTCACTATATATTGCTAAAGTGGTAGATGATATTTTACAATATTGTGAACTTTAAAGCCAGCAGCTCTTAATTCAAGTGTATGTTGTTTTTTCATTAGTGGTTGAAAAGCTATCAGCTTAACTAAGCAAGGTGTATTGCTTTTATTAGTAGAAGAACTCTAACATAGCTTAGTTTGCTACTGCTGTCTTAGTAGTGATGTTTCTGTGGTTTGCACAAGTAGGCCCTTCCAATCCCAGCAGAGCTACAATTACAGGCAAATCTGTGGGAagatcagctacttctccccGCAAGAAATCAGGTCCCTTAGGTAGGGGTCatcacagaggataagaaattaataggaaatagaatggggataaaagaatacacagagacaaaggtatagttttatagatttatataaagaaattagcgtAAAGCGAGGGTACTCAGGGGTCCCCATGACAACCAGGTCAGTTGTTGGGCCAGGAGCAAAGTTTCACAAAGGTTTTATAATCACAAATACCAGTTATCGGTTGTCaggggtaacagatttacatCATAACAGATGGTTCGGTTGCCaggggtaacagatttacataacaGGTAGTTTGGGTTCCAGGAGTAACAGATCTACATAAACATAATAACAGGTAGTTGGGTTTGGATTAAAGGTTTTTACAAAGGGCTTCTAAAAATTCCTATTCTATCTATGTGAACAAAtggttacaaaatctttcaaggACTAACTTCTAAGTGATAACTATTATTTAACAGAAGAGTAATACAGACATATAGGGGctccatatttcttttatctagttattgtggattgAGACAGACAGGCACAAGCAGGAAGCTCAGCTCTTTATGCTAATTTGCTCTTAGCCGCAGGGGTACGTCTCTGGGCTGGGCGCTCATTGTTCAGGATCCCATCCCAAGTCCCCAAGTATAAacctgccttgtctttcaagaacaGGGAGACGCCACAGGATAGAGATATCAGAAGCCTCCTAGAAGGCATAGCATTGATACCTGGAACTCTGATATTCCTCCCTAGGCGAGGCAGCTTTCATATGCAAACTAACCAGTTCATATATTTCTTCAGGGCAAAGCCCTacaaaactcctgaaatcaatTCTGTCTTCAATATAGCAATGTTGGGCGatacaataatataataatcttATGAGCCACCTCTCATTAATTTCTCAATCATCTTTCCTCAACAAGAAATCTAGGCAATGTGGCTTTCACATGAGTTTCATAACACTATCTGACAGAGTGGTAAGTGCAGGGCAGTGTCTGCCAATAATCTTTTCCTTATGGAGCCTTTGATAACAAATTCAGTTTTAACAAGGTCCTGTTGCGGTAAGTGACATAATGGTTAAGtgacattttcttccaaaaataaatctatatgtTATACTGAATTGTTTCATCTGAAATGCTAGATTTCAAAGTATTactgacataatttttttttttttttttttgagacagagtctcactttgttgcccaggctagagtgagtgctatggtgtcagcctagctcacagcaacctcaatctcctgggctcaagtgatccttctgcctcagcctccagagtagctgggactacaggcatgcgccaccatgtccagctaatttcttttggtatacatattttcagttggtcaattaatttctatttttggtagagacagggtctcgttcaggctggtttccaactcctgaccttgagtgatccaccagccttgacctcccagagtgctaggattataggtgtgagccaccacacccagtcttcTTTTCTTGgcacataatattttacatatttatggagtacatgtgagtATTGCACATGCACAAAATGtacaatgatcaaatcagggtatttggTGTACCAATCATCTCTGGGATCTATCATTTCTCTATACTGGTAACATTTCAAAGTCCTCTCTTCCaactactttgaaatataaaatatatttttcctaattatagtcaccctagtCTAGGGCtttcaaacattagaacttattccttcaaTCTAAATAAGGAATAAATTTGTATATAGTCACCAATGTCTCTTCATTTCCCCCTTCCACTCTCACATTCTATTCTCTATATCGCGGGGATCAAgctttttagctcccacatgagtgagaacaggCAGTATTTGTCTAGGCACACCTGGCATATTGCACTTAACATGATCACCTCCAGTTCCGCCCACATTGCTGGAAATGAcgtgatttcattcttttttttttaggatccaatagtattccattgtgtatattcTACACATTCTTTATCCACTtgtccactgatggacacttaagttgactACAcacctttgctattgtgaatagtgctgagaTAAACATGCAAGTTCAAGtacccctttttttcttttttttttgagacagagtcttattctgttgcctaggctagaatgctgtggcatcagcctagctcacagcaacctcaaactcctgggctcaagcgatcctcttgcctcagcctcctgagtaactggtactacaggcatgcgccaccatgcccagctaattttttctatatatatttttagttggccaattaatttctatttttagtagagacagggtctcactcttgctcaggctgatttcgaactcctgaccttgagtaatcctcccgcctcagcctcccagagtgctaggattacaggagtgagccaccatgtgcaacctattttatttttttaagacagacaATCCTTTCAGGTAtttataagtaaatgaaaatactgaagGACTTCCCACATATTCTATCGTCATAGACTTTTCTTCAAGTGAGTCCTTTCTTGTCTATGAAAGGAACTGAAATAACGGAATGCTTTCTCACACTCCATACATTCATAGGGTTTGCAACCCTTTAATATTTATGACAGGCACTGGAACAATTGAATAGTTTCCCATATTTCTTACATTCAcgtggtttctctccagtatgaattctttcatGTATTCTAAAGCAACTGGAATGACTGACGGCTTTGCCATATTGCTTACATTCatacggtttctctccagtggGAGTGCTTTTATGTCTTTGAAATGAACTGGGAGATTCAAAGCTTTTCCCACATATCTTACATTTATGAGGTCAATCTGCAGTGTGTTATCATGTGTCTTTGAAAGCTTCTCAGATAAGAAAATGCTTTCCCACATTACCCACATTACTTACTATCATAGGGTTTTTACCCAGTGTGGGACTTTTCATGTTTATGAAGGGCACTGGAACAACTGAATGGTTTCCCACATTTCTTACATTCAtatggcttctctccagtatgaattctttcatGTACTGTAAAGTAACTGGAACGACTGAAGGCTTTGCCACACtgcttacattcatagggtttctctccagtgtgagccCTTTCATGTCTTTGAAATGAACTGGGAGAATCAAAGGTTTTCCCACACACTTTACATTTAAGAGGTCCGTCTCCAGTATGTGTTATCATGTGCCTTCTAAAGCACGTGCGGAAAGAAAATGCTCTCCCACATTGcttacatttatagggtttttctccagtgtgactCCTTTCATGTTCTTGAACAAAAAAGGCACaactaaaggctttcccacactgtttacatttatagggtttctctccactgtgagcTCTTTCATGTTGTACGTAGGAATGGAAATTAGTGAAGGCTTTAGAACACTGTTCACACTCATATACTTTGTCTCCGGTATGAGATCTGTTATGTATACgaaataaacaatacaaattaaAGGTTTTCTCACACAACTTACATTTAAAAGGTCCATCTCTACTGGACCTTATCTTGTGTTTTTGAAGGTTTGCACGGACAGTGAAGgtttttccacattccttacaaTCAAAGgatttctctccagtgtgaggcCTTTCATGTGTTTGAAAGGAGGGGCCGTAACTGAAGGGTTTCTCACATTGTTTACGTGTATCTGGCTTCTCTCCGTATTCCTGAAACTCATATGGTTTGTGTCTAGTGTCCGCTCTGATGCAGCGATTAACAGATGAATGACCATTGCTGCCTCCTCCACACACACGGCTTTCACCTGGTTTTACTCCAGAAACAGTTTTCTTGTTCACAATATCATCTGGAATCTGACTCAAGGTGTCTCCATCTTgacttccttctttactttcaaaAAATCTCTCTACCATAAGACTTCTGTATAAAATGAGAAACACATTATTAAGGGTTTGTTTATAAATGATCTCATCTTTCTtaacagatatttacattttcaacatTATAGTGGAACATGTAGGCTCGACCCATTGTTTCAATTATTTAAACATGAATAAACTGAATACTGTGCAAGGTAAATGCAGCTCTTATCAAGATAATGATATTTATATgaggtttctttctttattttttgagacagggtctcattctgttgcctaggaTAGAGAAGAGTACATTGGCATCAtcacaggtcactgcaacctcaaactcctggactctagcaaccttccagcctcagtctcccaagtagctaggactacaggtgcccaccaccacaccaggctcatttttttacattttgtagagatagggtcttgctttgttgctcagccTGATCTTGAATTCCCagcctcaagccattctcccgcctcaggctcccaaagtgctaggattatagtttCCAAGGGAACTATATCGCAAACATTGGATATCTATGTCACATATAAGTTTGgggaaaaattttctaaaaacaaataatgtttaaGCAGGGCTTATTCTTCTTCTCTGcttgtttttaagatttcttgTCATTCTAGGATTCTCTCTAGGGACAAGGATTTCTTCTGTGAGTGCAAATTACCTTAGATTTCTCCTGGGATTTTTGTACTCATCTTCAATATTCTGGTCTTCCCATTTTATTCCTAAAATGTAGATCCATAAATAACATTACTACAAAATTATAAGAACTCTGTCAGATTTTTATTCATGGTACATTTCAGCCATGCATGACTTATCAACAAAGTACAGCTGACCCTTAAACAACAAGAGTGTGACCACACAGGTCCACCTATACTAGGATTTTTTTCAGCCTCTGCCATCCctaagacagcaagaccaacctctcCTTTTCTTCAGCTTACTCAaggtgaagaaaaataagaacgaAAACCTTAATGATGATCCACTTACACTTAAAGAATAGTAAATTTAGTTTCCCTtcctaaagattttctttttaacattttcttttctccagcttcctttactgtaagaatacagaatcaaatacatataacatacaaaatatgtgttaatcaattgtttatgttattggtaaggctgcCTGTCAACAGAAGGCTTTAAGCAGTAAAGTTCTAGCGGCAGTCAAAAGGTATATGAGAATTACAACTGCTTAGGAATTCAGCACCCCAAACCCTTGAGTTGTTCAGGGGTCAACTGCTTTAATGTTCTATATTGCAAATCATTAAATAGCAATGATGACCAAGAAACACTTGTTTGCTAACtgactaaatgagaaaatgatgtcATCCTTACCTACATAGGCCAGGTTCCTGAAGGTTTCCTGCATCACATCTCTGTAAAGATTCTTCTGTGAAGAACCTAGCAAAGCCCACTCTTCCCAAGTGAAGGTCACAGCCACATCTTCAAAGGTCACTGAGTCCTAAACACCCCATGTGTGTAGAGGAAGAAGGTTAAAACTCAGCACTGGGGATCTATACTCACTTCAGAAGAACTTCACATAATACTGTAGTTTCCCAACATTTATTCTATGACTTGGGAATCCGACCACTACTCTCTGTAAATACTCATTTGCTACCACACCACAATTTTGATGCTGGAATTGAACATGTTCAGTAAAGTCACAGCTGAATAGGAGCATGCCTCTTGTTGAGTTATGGGAGTGAGATGATCTGCCTGGATCACCCTTAATATCTATTTGTACAATGGGTCTGTAGTTCCTGTCTTGAAAAAGTCCAACTGCCTGTTATACAGAAGAGAGTTAACATTAGCAGTCCTGAGACTGCACATCCTTACAAATGCTTGTTCACAGAGTTCAGGCATTGATGTTATCTAGGCATGGGATTTAGGGATGGGCCCTACCAATGTAACTAAAAACAGGAGCTGACAGTGGTTAGACTGTTTACATAAACAACATGGTATTTGCTAAGCTCCGGTCTTCCCTAAGAGGTTGGAATTTTAAAAGCTTGGCAGAAGGACCCTACCTGAAATTGAATCAACAACTCATAAATGTCCCAAGAAAAAGCaacaggcccagatggtttcactggtgaattctgccaaacattGAACAAATGAAACCAATTCTATACAATATCCTCCAGGAAACAGAAGCTGAGGTAACACTTCCTACTTCATATCATAAGGCCAACATTGCTCTAATACCAAAACTAGACAGACGTTACAGACATTTTCTCTCCCATGTGAAGATATAACGGGAAGactgccatctgcaaaccaggaagcaggTCCTTAGAAGAGATCTGGCCTGCTTGAACTTGGATTCGCACCCTCTACACGTTtgagaaatgtttctttcttgcttAAGGCATGCAGTATATGGCAATCTGTTAGAGCAGTTGTAACTTGACTAAGATAGAGAAGCTCTTTCTCAAACACACATCAAGGTTTTGAAGTCTACAGTAATCAGGAGAACATGGAATTAGCAGAGTGATGGAtacataaaccaatggaaaatGGCCAATCTGAAATAAGAGCATCTACTTAAGGGACAAGAACCTATGGTGGAGCAGGTATTGCCAGGCAGTGACAGAAATGAGAGACAGTTCAACACAAGGGACAGGAATAAATGATTACCTACAGAATAATGAATCGTGTACTCATCATCTCCAAATATGATAATCAATTAATTATAGGTTTGACTGTTGTagagaattcttatagttttatgttatCTTGgcatccattttatttattatttttcacccaggctggagtgcagtagtgtgatcatagctcatagcagcctcaaactcctgcctcagcctccagagtagatagaactacaggcatgagccaccacacccagctaactttttctattcttagtagagacagggtctggggcttgctcagggtggtcttgaactcctgacctcaagcgatcctcccacctcagtctcccagagtgctaggattacaggtgtgagccaccttgcctggcctcatttatatatatatatatgtgtgtgtgtgtgtgtatatacatatatttatttattagcatCAGAGGTACCACACTGAAAcatccattttaaagatgggttTAATTTTCTCATACCAGGTAAAGAGTTTTTATCACCTTTGACAGTTTCCAGTTCACTACCTCCTCCTACTTCCTCAATGTGGCTGATCCAGACATCTGCCTTATACAACCATGTCCTTGTCACCACCTCCTTGTGGGACAACTTGATACAAACATACTTGACTTACCCCACTGTCCCCCAC
This portion of the Microcebus murinus isolate Inina chromosome 27, M.murinus_Inina_mat1.0, whole genome shotgun sequence genome encodes:
- the LOC105885436 gene encoding uncharacterized protein LOC105885436 isoform X2; the encoded protein is MDSVTFEDVAVTFTWEEWALLGSSQKNLYRDVMQETFRNLAYVGIKWEDQNIEDEYKNPRRNLRSLMVERFFESKEGSQDGDTLSQIPDDIVNKKTVSGVKPGESRVCGGGSNGHSSVNRCIRADTRHKPYEFQEYGEKPDTRKQCEKPFSYGPSFQTHERPHTGEKSFDCKECGKTFTVRANLQKHKIRSSRDGPFKCKLCEKTFNLYCLFRIHNRSHTGDKVYECEQCSKAFTNFHSYVQHERAHSGEKPYKCKQCGKAFSCAFFVQEHERSHTGEKPYKCKQCGRAFSFRTCFRRHMITHTGDGPLKCKVCGKTFDSPSSFQRHERAHTGEKPYECKQCGKAFSRSSYFTVHERIHTGEKPYECKKCGKPFSCSSALHKHEKSHTG
- the LOC105885436 gene encoding uncharacterized protein LOC105885436 isoform X1, giving the protein MPRQSYRESPELDRNSVQVCGSGETQEDSVTFEDVAVTFTWEEWALLGSSQKNLYRDVMQETFRNLAYVGIKWEDQNIEDEYKNPRRNLRSLMVERFFESKEGSQDGDTLSQIPDDIVNKKTVSGVKPGESRVCGGGSNGHSSVNRCIRADTRHKPYEFQEYGEKPDTRKQCEKPFSYGPSFQTHERPHTGEKSFDCKECGKTFTVRANLQKHKIRSSRDGPFKCKLCEKTFNLYCLFRIHNRSHTGDKVYECEQCSKAFTNFHSYVQHERAHSGEKPYKCKQCGKAFSCAFFVQEHERSHTGEKPYKCKQCGRAFSFRTCFRRHMITHTGDGPLKCKVCGKTFDSPSSFQRHERAHTGEKPYECKQCGKAFSRSSYFTVHERIHTGEKPYECKKCGKPFSCSSALHKHEKSHTG